AGAGGTGTCATTCACCATTTTCGGAGAAGAAATCAACTTTGATAACAAAGGAGACCCAATTGCCTCCTATGATTTGATTAATTGGCAGAGAAACACAGATGGAACTATTCGCTTTGTCACAGTGGGGCTTTACGATGTATCCAAAGGTGTGGGCAAAGAGCTTGTGATAAACGAAAACATATTAATTTTCAGTGGCGACCAAACCAAGGCAAGCTGCAAACAGCCTCTTTTAACTTCTTTGTAAGGAACATTGCAAATAAATAGAGGAATGAATGGTCATAACAGCAGCATACACATTCAATttccatattaaaaaaataaaaccgatCTAAGTACAGTACCATTTTCCTTTATTCCTATAGTGCCAAATATTGCTTTAAAACCATTTACATTTTCTGTACTTTATTCTCTAAACCCTACTGTCAGTTAAATATCATATCATTATCTTTGTTATATACTAGATGATAAGGTACTGCTCTCTGGTTGATTTTAAGGTACCGAGTTCAGTATGCACTGAAAGCTGTCCCCCTGGTACAAGGAAAGGGGTTCGTCGAGGAGAGCCTCTTTGTTGCTTTGACTGTCTACCATGTGCTGATGGCGAGATTAGTGATCAGACAGGTATGTTTTTTATTCATTGTGTCACAACCTTTTCTCCAGCCTGGCTCAAAGTGCCTGAAATATTCTTCCTCTATTCTGGTATCACATTCACAAGtgtaaaaatgtttataaaatacaTAGTCAACAAAGCAAAGCATAGAAAAGcattgcaagaaatgtgtggctAAAAAGTATCACAGTAAAACATGTTAATATAACACATTAAACAATATATGACAAAATAAACTGTTAGTAACTTAAATACCACgttttattattgctgttttcCTCTGCAGATTCAATAGAATGCATACAATGCCCTGCAGATTTCTGGTCAaatgctgaaagaactgaatgcaTACCCAAAGAAATTGAATACCTTACGTATGAAGAAATGGGTGTCACATTAACTGTGATTGCCTTGTTTGGAGCCTGCCTTACAATTGGTGTCCTTGCTGTGTTCCTTCATTACAAAAACACTCCAATAGTCCGTGTCAACAACTCTGAACTCAGCTTTTTCATTCTGCAGTCACTGGCACTGTGTTTCCTGTCTTCTATTGCATTCATAGGTCAGCCAGCTAATTGGTCTTGCATGTTTAGGCACACTGTGTTTAGCATCACTTTCTCACTGTGCATATCTTGTATTCTTGGTAAAACAGTAGTGGTGCTGATGGCCTTTAAATCCACACAGCCTGGCAGTAATATCATGAAATGGTTTGGACCCATACAACAAAGGATTATGATTTCTGCTTGCACTTCTGTTCAGATTATCATCTGTGCTATATGGTTGATTGCTATGCCCCCCTTCCCTTCAAAAAACACTAAATATCAAAGTTCAAAGATTATTTTGGAATGTGATGTTGGGTCTACCTTGGCATTTTGGTGTGTATTGGGCTACATTGGGGTTTTGGCTTGTATGTGCTTTGTTCTTGCATTTTTAGCAAGGAAACTCCCAGGCAATTTCAATGAGGCCAAATTCATTACATTTAGTATGCTCATCTTTTGTGCTGTATGGATAGCCTTTATACCTGCGTATGTCAGTTCACCAGGAAAATACACTGTTGCAGTTGAAATATTTGCTATTCTTTCATCGAGTTTTGGGCTGCTTTTCTGCATATTTGCACCAAAATGCTATATCATTTTACTTAAACCAGAGAAAAACACTAAACAGTACATTATGGGGAGGTAACATGCCagtataaacaaaaacatttgatgAAAGCAAGAAGAGTAGAATGGATATGGAAGAGTAGCGTGGATATTGTG
The DNA window shown above is from Acipenser ruthenus chromosome 17, fAciRut3.2 maternal haplotype, whole genome shotgun sequence and carries:
- the LOC117423364 gene encoding extracellular calcium-sensing receptor-like, which gives rise to MHYWVVVPELNYTYKPAASGCQGFDSRSFRWAQTMRLAIKEINENPTLLPNITLGYKIYDSCATHVAALRATLSVLNGPKEVSSMMCSGASPVKAIIGDSGSSQSIVVSRTLQPFKIPMISYFSSCACLANRNDYPTFFRTIPNDYYQVKAIVQLVKHFGWTWVGGISEDDEYGRSAFQELHKEFKKIGVCLAYYEIIPKVYSRKRILEILDIIKKSSAKVVIMFGGEGELYPLLTEYVQQNITGIQWIASEAWITASLFSPREFYPSLGGTIGFAIRKGEIPGLKDFLLEVHPSLYPDNALVKELWSTMFGCTFQPSNTTDQSGRGLPLCTGHESIEEKFSVYIDVSGLRISYNVYKAVYAVAHSLHNLINCEPGKGPFDNFTCADISYIEPFQLQHYIQEVSFTIFGEEINFDNKGDPIASYDLINWQRNTDGTIRFVTVGLYDVSKGVGKELVINENILIFSGDQTKVPSSVCTESCPPGTRKGVRRGEPLCCFDCLPCADGEISDQTDSIECIQCPADFWSNAERTECIPKEIEYLTYEEMGVTLTVIALFGACLTIGVLAVFLHYKNTPIVRVNNSELSFFILQSLALCFLSSIAFIGQPANWSCMFRHTVFSITFSLCISCILGKTVVVLMAFKSTQPGSNIMKWFGPIQQRIMISACTSVQIIICAIWLIAMPPFPSKNTKYQSSKIILECDVGSTLAFWCVLGYIGVLACMCFVLAFLARKLPGNFNEAKFITFSMLIFCAVWIAFIPAYVSSPGKYTVAVEIFAILSSSFGLLFCIFAPKCYIILLKPEKNTKQYIMGR